The proteins below come from a single Ochotona princeps isolate mOchPri1 chromosome 6, mOchPri1.hap1, whole genome shotgun sequence genomic window:
- the CBLN3 gene encoding cerebellin-3 — protein MSRGKPCWFAGPLCSPRLSLALVLLALGTVGAQEGSEPVLLEGECLVVCEPGRAAAGGPGGAALGEAPPGRVAFAAVRSHHHEPAGETGNGTSGAIYFDQVLVNEGGGFDRASGSFVAPVRGVYSFRFHVVKVYNRQTVQVSLMLNTWPVISAFANDPDVTREAATSSVLLPLEPGDRVSLRLRRGNLLGGWKYSSFSGFLIFPL, from the exons ATGTCCAGAGGAAAGCCATGCTGGTTCGCAGGTCCCCTGTGCAGCCCTAGGCTGAGCTTGGCCCTggtgctgctggccctggggaCTGTGGGGGCCCAGGAGGGCTCTGAGCCCGTGCTGCTGGAGGGCGAGTGCCTGGTGGTCTGTGAGCCTGgcagagcagctgcaggaggaCCCGGGGGCGCAGCCCTGGGAGAGGCGCCCCCTGGCCGAGTGGCATTTGCGGCAGTCCGGAGCCACCATCACGAGCCAGCCGGGGAAACAGGAAACGGCACCAGTGGGGCCATCTACTTCGACCAG GTCCTGGTCAATGAGGGTGGCGGCTTTGACCGGGCCTCCGGCTCCTTCGTGGCCCCCGTCCGAGGCGTCTACAGCTTCCGGTTCCATGTGGTGAAGGTGTACAACCGCCAGACGGTTCAG GTGAGCCTGATGCTGAATACATGGCCCGTCATCTCAGCCTTTGCCAACGACCCTGACGTTACCCGAGAGGCAGCCACCAGCTCCGTGCTGTTGCCCCTGGAGCCCGGGGACCGGGTGTCCCTGCGCCTGCGTCGGGGGAACCTGCTAGGTGGCTGGAAGTACTCGAGCTTCTCTGGCTTCCTCATCTTCCCGCTTTGA
- the KHNYN gene encoding protein KHNYN: MPTCGTVPEPPDRFAVFAEAEDRVRQQQLCVERIFGVNMSVLPKDCPENPHIWLQLEGPKENLRRAKEYLKGLCSPEFLEEVHFPPELHCIFLGARGLFLDCLAWSTGAHLVPKAPGTLVIGGLSEAFVMAQSRVQDLAERLSDDFRPPGAALGAAATSEFLVLLQSRQDMHGTALLQLPLAVQEELLSLVQEVARSRGPQGLPSWEENPGERNSGLHRAPTSRADRGSLDAGSVGPGDSKVAKEEGQAVPKEQGKLGSPGQLDSQRKQLSGEEAWDREVTLQPQMVGGRAGEMESPKGKALGKEGMTSDRGGVSVAGEPAGAHGYSPRAGQPRGASLLQRLHNGTTLPPRVPSPPSAPEPRWYSVDRGDRGDKPQTGARGRGSPWKRGARGGGGGSGGGGGSGGGGGSGGGGGSGGGGNLVTGTQRFQEALQDPFNLCLANVPGRPGLRHIVIDGSNVAMVHGLQHYFSSRGIAIAVQYFWDRGHRDITVFVPQWRFSKDSKVRESHFLQKLYSLSLLSLTPSRVMDGKRISSYDDRFMVKLAEETDGIIVSNDQFRDLAEESDKWMAIIRERLLPFTFVGNLFMVPDDPLGRNGPTLDEFLKKPARAQEPSEAQQPSRGFAGHGSKQQEKEEEKGSSCIRKSRETERLRRQLLEVFLGQDYKVDFILQREPYCRDINQLSEALLSLNF; the protein is encoded by the exons ATGCCTACTTGCGGGACGGTCCCCGAGCCCCCTGACCGCTTTGCGGTGTTTGCGGAAGCCGAGGACCGAGtgcggcagcagcagctctgcgTGGAGCGTATCTTTGGCGTAAACATGAGCGTCCTCCCCAAGGACTGTCCCGAGAACCCTCACATCTGGTTGCAGCTGGAAGGCCCCAAGGAGAACTTGAGACGAGCCAAG GAGTACCTGAAGGGGCTCTGCAGCCCTGAATTTCTGGAGGAAGTCCACTTTCCACCGGAACTGCATTGCATCTTCCTGGGTGCCCGCGGCCTTTTCCTGGACTGTCTGGCTTGGAGCACGGGTGCCCACCTGGTGCCCAAGGCACCAGGCACTCTGGTGATTGGTGGCCTGAGTGAGGCCTTTGTCATGGCTCAGAGCCGTGTGCAGGACCTAGCAGAGAGACTGAGCGATGACTTTCGGCCCCCAGGGGCGGCTCTGGGTGCTGCAGCAACCAGCGAGTTCTTGGTCCTGCTTCAGTCCCGGCAGGACATGCATGGGACAGCCTTGCTGCAGCTGCCCCTTGCTGTCCAGGAGGAGCTACTGAGCTTGGTGCAGGAGGTGGCCAGGAGCCGGGGGCCGCAGGGGCTCCCATCTTGGGAGGAGAACCCTGGGGAGAGGAACTCTGGCTTGCACAGGGCTCCTACAAGCAGGGCAGACAGGGGCTCCCTGGACGCTGGGTCTGTGGGGCCAGGGGATTCAAAGGTAGCGAAGGAAGAGGGCCAGGCTGTGCCAAAGGAGCAGGGCAAACTGGGCAGCCCTGGGCAACTGGATTCACAACGGAAGCAGCTGAGTGGGGAAGAGGCCTGGGATAGAGAAGTGACTTTGCAGCCCCAGATGGTGGGAGGACGGGCAGGGGAGATGGAGTCCCCGAAAGGCAAGGCCCTGGGGAAAGAGGGCATGACTTCAGACAGAGGTGGGGTCAGTGTGGCAGGAGAGCCTGCGGGTGCCCATGGGTACTCTCCAAGGGCGGGTCAGCCCCGTGGGGCCTCCCTTCTGCAGCGGCTCCACAATGGGACCACCTTGCCCCCGAGGGTGCCTAGCCCTCCCTCGGCACCGGAACCCCGCTGGTACTCTGTGGACCGTGGGGACCGGGGAGATAAGCCACAGACTGGGGCTCGGGGTCGTGGGTCTCCATGGAAACGAGGTGCccgtggtggcggtggtggtagtggtggcggTGGCGGtagtggtggcggcggcggcagtggcggtggtggtggcagtggtggtggaggCAACTTGGTGACTGGCACGCAGCGTTTCCAGGAAGCCTTGCAGGATCCGTTCAATCTGTGTCTGGCCAACGTGCCTGGCCGGCCAGGCCTCCGTCATATTGTCATCGATGGCAGCAATGTGGCCATGGT GCATGGACTGCAGCACTACTTCTCCAGCCGGGGCATTGCCATTGCTGTGCAGTACTTCTGGGACCGTGGTCACCGAGACATAACTGTCTTTGTGCCTCAGTGGCGCTTCAGTAAGGATTCCAAGGTCAGAG AGAGTCACTTTCTGCAGAAGCTATACTCGCTCAGCCTGCTCTCCCTCACCCCTTCGCGAGTCATGGATGGCAAGCGGATCTCCTCCTACGATGATAG GTTCATGGTGAAGCTGGCTGAAGAGACTGATGGGATCATCGTCTCCAACGACCAGTTTCGGGACCTGGCAGAGGAGTCCGACAAGTGGATGGCCATCATCAGAGAGCG CCTGCTGCCCTTCACCTTCGTGGGGAATCTCTTCATGGTTCCTGATGACCCCTTGGGGCGCAACGGACCCACCTTGGATGAGTTCTTGAAGAAGCCAGCCAG GGCACAGGAGCCGTCTGAGGCACAGCAGCCTTCCAGAGGCTTCGCAGGACATGGGAGTAAGCagcaggagaaagaagaggaaaaaggcaGCAGTTGCATTCGGAAGAGCCGGGAGACAGAGCGGCTGCGACGGCAGCTCCTGGAGGTGTTCCTGGGTCAGGACTACAAGGTGGACTTCATCCTGCAGCGGGAGCCCTACTGCCGGGACATCAACCAGCTGTCCGAGGCCCTGCTCAGCCTCAACTTCTGA